From the genome of Candidatus Firestonebacteria bacterium RIFOXYD2_FULL_39_29, one region includes:
- a CDS encoding dihydroorotase, which produces MKLLLSAGKVIDPVNKINEVLDILIEDGKIIKVAKDIKDKTAKVMELKGLIVVPGLIDMHVHLREPGFEYKETIETGVRSAVMGGFTSVACMPNTEPVMDNTAVVELVISKGKKENLANVYPIASVSKHAKGEEISDIGMLINSGAVALSDDAAPLMNAEVMRRAFEYTKQFNVSIITHCEDKNMTMDGVMNESFNSTILGMRGMPTVAESLMVYRNIAIANYMGALVHIAHVSCKESVEIIRWAKKQGMKVTCETAPHYFTLTDDAVKTYDTNTKMNPPLRGTEDVKAIKAGLKDGTIDCIASDHAPHGRIDKELEYNYASFGIVGLETMLPLVLTELVDKKILTLEQAVEKLSVMPAKVLGLNKGSLSAGADADITVLDIEKKYTVDINKFQSKSKNSPFNGRAVKGSVFMTIVGGEIKMKEGKIL; this is translated from the coding sequence AATTGCTTCTCTCAGCGGGCAAGGTAATTGATCCTGTAAATAAAATTAATGAAGTTCTGGATATCTTAATTGAAGACGGAAAAATAATTAAGGTTGCAAAAGATATTAAAGATAAAACTGCAAAAGTCATGGAATTGAAAGGTTTGATTGTTGTTCCGGGTCTCATAGATATGCATGTGCATCTTCGGGAACCGGGTTTTGAGTATAAAGAAACTATCGAGACAGGTGTAAGGTCGGCGGTAATGGGAGGCTTTACTTCTGTGGCTTGCATGCCAAATACCGAGCCGGTAATGGATAATACTGCGGTTGTCGAACTGGTTATTTCAAAAGGAAAGAAAGAAAACCTGGCGAATGTTTATCCTATTGCGTCCGTCTCGAAACACGCTAAAGGCGAGGAAATCTCTGACATTGGAATGCTGATAAACAGCGGTGCTGTTGCTTTATCCGATGATGCTGCACCTTTAATGAATGCTGAGGTAATGCGCAGGGCTTTTGAATACACCAAACAATTTAATGTTTCGATAATAACTCACTGCGAAGACAAAAATATGACAATGGATGGAGTTATGAATGAAAGTTTTAATTCTACTATCCTTGGAATGCGCGGCATGCCTACAGTAGCAGAAAGCTTGATGGTTTACAGAAATATAGCTATAGCAAATTATATGGGAGCTCTGGTTCATATCGCTCATGTAAGCTGTAAGGAGTCTGTAGAGATTATCAGATGGGCAAAGAAACAGGGGATGAAAGTTACCTGCGAAACAGCTCCGCACTATTTCACTCTTACTGACGATGCAGTTAAAACTTATGATACAAATACGAAGATGAATCCGCCGCTTCGCGGTACCGAAGATGTTAAGGCAATAAAAGCAGGTCTTAAAGACGGTACAATAGACTGTATAGCTTCAGATCATGCTCCTCACGGCAGGATTGACAAAGAATTAGAATATAATTATGCGTCTTTTGGTATAGTCGGACTGGAAACCATGCTTCCGCTTGTACTAACTGAACTTGTAGATAAAAAGATATTAACACTTGAACAAGCTGTTGAAAAGCTTTCAGTTATGCCGGCAAAAGTTTTGGGTTTAAATAAAGGATCGCTTTCTGCAGGTGCTGATGCGGATATTACCGTCCTTGATATTGAGAAGAAATATACGGTTGACATAAACAAGTTTCAAAGCAAGAGCAAAAATTCTCCCTTTAACGGCAGGGCAGTCAAAGGATCAGTTTTTATGACGATTGTTGGCGGCGAAATTAAAATGAAAGAAGGTAAGATATTGTGA
- a CDS encoding carbamoyl phosphate synthase small subunit translates to MKASKKAILALEDGEVFEGRHFGYEGESFGEVVFNTSMTGYQEILTDPSYTGQIVTMTYPMIGNYGVNSRDVESDKVQVSGFVVKEYSKVYSNFRAEESLGDYLKRNKIIGLECIDTRKLVRHIRTHGSKKGVLSTIDLDIKRLVKKAKVSPSIVGVDLVKRVTCSKPYKWTEEPYFVDKDSANSKVDQLKLFEVDHRKKIYNVVAIDCGIKFNILRDLVYHGCNVTVVPAKTTAGQIMAYNPDGVFLSNGPGDPEAVTYVVETVKNLLGKLPIFGICLGHQMLGLALGGKTYKMKFGHRGGNQPVMRLENQKVEITSQNHGFAVDMSSIKDKQVLQTHINLNDKTSEGLEHKKYNLFSVQYHPEASPGPHDASYLFDKFIKSMKMNY, encoded by the coding sequence GTGAAAGCATCAAAGAAAGCTATTCTTGCATTAGAAGATGGTGAGGTGTTTGAAGGAAGGCATTTTGGCTATGAAGGTGAATCCTTCGGAGAAGTAGTTTTCAATACCAGTATGACCGGTTATCAGGAAATACTGACTGATCCTTCATACACCGGGCAGATTGTTACTATGACTTATCCTATGATTGGCAATTATGGGGTAAACAGCAGGGATGTTGAATCTGATAAAGTGCAGGTAAGCGGGTTTGTTGTAAAAGAATACAGCAAAGTATACAGTAACTTCAGAGCGGAAGAAAGCTTGGGTGACTATCTAAAGAGAAATAAAATAATAGGTTTGGAGTGTATAGATACCCGCAAATTGGTCCGGCATATAAGGACTCATGGTTCAAAGAAAGGTGTTCTTTCGACTATTGATTTGGATATTAAACGTCTTGTAAAAAAAGCGAAAGTTTCACCTTCAATTGTAGGCGTTGATCTGGTGAAAAGAGTGACGTGTTCAAAACCTTATAAATGGACAGAGGAACCGTATTTTGTTGATAAAGATTCTGCAAATAGCAAAGTCGATCAGTTAAAACTCTTTGAAGTTGATCATAGAAAGAAAATCTATAATGTAGTTGCGATTGATTGTGGTATAAAATTTAATATTTTAAGAGATCTGGTTTATCATGGTTGTAATGTTACTGTTGTTCCTGCAAAAACCACGGCCGGACAAATAATGGCGTATAATCCGGATGGGGTATTTCTTTCAAACGGACCGGGAGACCCGGAAGCAGTTACTTATGTCGTTGAAACTGTAAAAAATCTTTTGGGCAAACTTCCGATATTCGGTATTTGTCTGGGTCATCAGATGCTTGGACTTGCACTTGGAGGAAAGACATATAAAATGAAATTCGGGCACAGAGGGGGAAATCAGCCGGTAATGCGTCTGGAAAATCAGAAAGTAGAAATCACCTCGCAAAATCATGGTTTTGCTGTAGATATGTCTTCAATTAAAGATAAACAAGTACTTCAGACTCATATAAATTTAAATGATAAGACCAGTGAAGGATTG